The genomic DNA ATTGTAGTTGAAGCATGTATAGGGACACTATCATTTCAAAACCTATGTTGAGAAATATAAAAACCGTATAACGCACTTATATATGGTGTATAAAAGATAATCAAAGTAGTGGAAGTGAGAAACTCGAGGGGCTATCTGAGCGTACAAGTGCATTATGTTAATATCTCAATGTTTAACATATTCTTGCTTCCGAAATAAATTCCCCATACACGCTATGTTGTGAAAATCAAACTAGCGTAGCGTTGGGTTGATCCCCATACACGCTATGTTGTGAAAATCAAACTAGCGTAGCGTTGGGTTGATAGAATTACACCTTAAATTTGGTTGGTTGTGACCCTGAAACAAATATCCCTCTAACTGTTGGGTTTAAGATAGTAAAAATTTTGTGAAATATCCAATCGAACAAATACGTATTGAGATTATAGGCCTCTCCTTTATTTGTGGATTCAGAAGTTTACAGTTATACCCCCAAACCAACTATTATTATATTCCACCACAAATAAATTTTAAATCTGATgtaaaaacacaaataaaatcATCAAACCCTAGAACACAAATCGACAAGATCAAAACGAATCCCACTGCTACACGGTTTTGAATAAAAAAGGTTAGTTATTTTGTTCAGTGGGTATTCATTCATCTTAATTGTTGAtctattatttttgtttttattcattttcAATTCAAATTTAAAAAATCGGGGGCTTTTGATTTCACCGTCATTCGTCATCGTGGTAACTGTTTTCATTTATTATTACCAGGTTGGAAGGAATCACTCAATGTAGTCAGTTTGTAACGTAAAAATATTCATCATGTCAAATACGTTAATCCTATCCTAACCTAACCCATATAAAATTCGAATACCTGTTGAATTCTTATGTAATTTacctgatgattggaatgaaatataagtttatttgagaaaaaaaacactaaagacatatatatatatatatatatatatatatatatatatatatatatatatatatatatatatatatatatatatatatatatagggtagggatcctaagagaagtccaccctatatgagaaacttgagaagcattctgaaccacacatttttctaagcctttcgtaatatacacatatgtatagtttaaaattgactatatacatatatgtatattgagttatacacatatgtatatagtcaattttaaactatacatatgtgtatattacgaaaggcttagaaaaatgtgtggtccagaatgcttctcaagtttctcaactagcctatcacttctcacatgatccttttcctatatatatatatatatatatatatatatatatatatatatatatatatatatatatatatatatatatatatatatatatatatatatatagtgtagttctcgcggtccttacaactcgaggtggttctcattctagcggctccctatatatatatatatatattttgttctAATTTTGAATGGGTTTAATTTAATGTGTCAACCAAAGCACGAGACATGAAATACTTATTTGCTGCCTTATGATTTAGGATGCGGTGAACTAAAAGTTGTAAAATGATATATGTAAAATTCATTATTGTTAGGGAAAACTGCTGTATATATATGAATTTGATTTTGCAGGTGTAGCAGGTTTAGGGTAATTTGTTCATAACTTCTAACCGAGCATGAAGTTCCAAAAGGGGAGCAAAGTGGAGGTTATGAACAAGACGGAGCTGCCAACATCATGGTGTGTTGCCGAAGTTGTTTCTGGGAATCGAAATACTTACAATTTGAGGTACGATTGTTGCTACGCGCGTGTTGAAAAGGTGTCTGGGGAGCTTATACGCCCTTGTCCTCCTCGTTCAAACGATGAACACAATTGGGTGGTTGGCGATATCGTGGAAGTGTTGGATGATAGTTCATGGAAAACTGCAACATTAGTTTGCCAAGTTTCTGATGGAGCACACTTTTCATCAAGGCCTCATGGCTTCTCGTACGAGATAGTCGTCCATAAATCAAACATAAGGGCCAGACAACTGTGGCAACATGGACAATGGCTTCCAATTGTAAACAAACCTctctttcatatatatatatatatatatatatatatatatatatatatatatatatatatatatattataacacTTGACTTGATTTTTCCAAATACTAACATGAttgtgattattattattattatatagatTTCAGGAAGCTTTGGAGATGCAAAGATGGTAGAACCAAAATTTGGTTTGCAGATACCAATGCCTGATGAAAAACTCTATGACGAAAGGGACAGTAACTTGCTTATTTACAACGATGCTGGATTACACAAGTCTTCTAGGACGCAACTGAAGAGAGCTTCCCCCTTTTGCTCTAAATATTATTATGCTAGTAATAAGAAAATGAATAACTACTATGCTGATAGTGACAAATGCTCTGTCGGTAGTTGTAGTAGCCGCGCTCTAAATGTAGAAAGTGATGCAGCAGAGTCTTCAAGGAACGAGGAGGAAAAGGGAGTTCATGGCTTAGAGCTACATGCTTACCGTTTCACTTTAGAGGCGCTATATGCTTCTGGACCGCTAAGTTGGGATAAAGAAGCATTGCTGACCAATCTTCGCATTAACCTCCACATATCGAATGATGAACATTTGGAAGGGTTAAGGAATTTAATTTCTACACGAACTACTAATTAGCTGTATATACAAGTATTTGGTAGCTTCTTCTTCTGTCTGTAGACGATTCGCCAGAATTTGTAATTAATGTAACAAATTtgtatgaagaagaaatgaatgTATCACTACCAAGTTGCGTATTGCTTTTTATGATTTTCTTCTTTTTATGATTCGCCGGAATTTGTAATTAATGTAACAAAATTGTATAAAGAAGAAATGAATGTATCACTACCAAGTTGCATATTGCTTTTCACCACCACGTTTGTTCCAAGTGTCCATTTGCGGTTTGGGTGTATTGCACAAACCTgggtgtttttttttaaactggTTGCGGGTTTGAACTGTTTCCACTTCGAGAGTCAGCAAGTCTATAACCGGCGAAATGAAACGTATGCAACGTTATCTAAACTTGAAGGGTGGTTCGGTAAATCTTATACGATGGATTGAGGAGATTATTTGATTAATTAAAATAACTAGAATTAGTACCCGTCGCAATATAGAGAATGACAATTTTTaaacaaaacacattcaaaattCAATTACTATTATAAAAGCTACAATAAAACACAATACATCTAAAGACAAAGTACTATTACAAACACTTTTAAAAATAACTTGAATTGTCTTGTCAGGTTTGTCTTTTGTGGAGGCACGACCGTGCATGCCTATGCACGGGTGTACCGTCCATTTTTCTTTCTTTCAAAGGCGAGCTGATGCGAGAGGTACGGTAGTGCCTGTGTTGTGCACGGGGGTGCTTCTTGGAAATTTCGTATTTTTCATTCGGTGTTTTCTGCTTCTCTTTGATCGTGGATCTTTAAATCTTgcaaaaaaaactaaaaagaaacTATTTAGGTAGTGTTTCCCACATAAATTGCCTCGAAAGTATCCATAAATGGGGTAAATTCGTATTATAAATATGTATAATTGATGGTACATTATAAACCCGACACTTaaactttgcttgtcctcaagtaAACCATTCATTTAGATCCTTCAAATTGGTGAAAAAGGGTTTTTGATTGATGAGTTACACAAGTGATTTATTTGGTGAAAAATTAGATAAACATGACATGCCTACTTAAACTTTTATTATGCCTAACGTGATACTTCTCACAACGATCACTCAACTCTTTTTGGCTTGTGCTCGTGTGTATCAAGAGTTTAAGTCTTCGCTCAAGTTCATTCCGACATAATCATAAATCATAGGCTTGTATGCAAATCAAATTTCCACCTTTTAACTAAGCAAAGTGCATAAATCAAAAAAGCTTTTATTAAGGGTGAAAAGAAAAGGGATACTatacgagtttttttttttttttggaaaaaactAAAGTAAATTATTGGGCATGGTGTCGGGTCTTGAAGTCTAGTAGTAATCACGGCTAGATGATTCCTCGTATGGCATTTGAATGTCTTTCCAAATTTGTAGCGTAATATCAACAATTATTCCTTCATTGCGTAATACACGTTGCTTCTTTTTCTTACGATGTGTTCTTCTTTGAATCGAACAGCTCTAATTTGGATGAGGCGTGTTTACTCAAATTGGGTGTATGTTTGGTTCTTGCTACATTTTCCATAATAATGTGACCAATTTCCGCATTTTCTCTTATATTATGGCTCTTCGTTTAGCAGTGTTTTTTGATCGACTGCAATAGGGTGGCAATTGCTCTTGACGATGCCACCATTTCCTCACATATATGGTTTCAAGGAAAATTATTTCTCGAAGTTTGGATGGCAATTTGGGCTTTGCAAAGTGAAGACAAGAAAGCAAGTGGAAATCGAAATCATGTATTTTTTAGCTTTGTGAGAGAAGAAGAAGGTGAGAAACACAATAGAGAGAAGTGAAAGAAGGTGGAAATCTAGTTCTTTTAAGTCTCCCCGGTAAAAGACCAACTTTATTTGGTTTCTTCTCCGTGAATCGTTCAGCTCGGGATCACCTTAAAGTACTTGTCTTGATAAGAGGGATTACTATTGTCGGACCATGTTGCGCTTCTTTATTTATGGTTTGCCAAAAACCTTTTGATTAGATTTTTACAGCGTATTGAGGAAATCAAACCCAAACAATGTTTAGTGAATACATGCTTTAACCCATAAGTGAGCGCTCACACCGAGAGTTCCTAGGAAAGTGTGACGGGTCTGATTaagtggatttgtacgaacactatTTCCTAGACATAAAATTCGACGTACGGGGACTCACCCTTTCAAATTGCATGTGTTCTATAGTTAGTGTTTTTATTCCAATATATGTTTTGATAAAACCATAAATTACTTTTCTCCAATGAtaaattcgtttttttttttcttctagcATTCTTCATTTCTCCCTCAAATTAAAGATATGACGTGTCCTTGGTCTATTAGTATAGGATTCTTCAAAGAGTTAACCATTACCCAATAATTTTTACATTAGTTTAAGATAGGGATAGAAGTGAAAGGCTAAGGCTCAAAGTgggtttttctaagagatatgaTATTTTGGAGGAGAATTTCTTAAGTTTCCTTAATCCTTTTTATGCAAATTTAGTAGTTTATTGATCTCAAAATATATAAGACGCACAAGTCTAATTATGAATTAATGTGGGTGAACAAAACTCTTTATTTCGAATGAATGGGTATGTGATTAGTGGTAGATGATATGCTCGATTTGGCTCAACATCATTCTCATGGAAAATAGGTAGGGTGGTAAAGTACTTATCTAAGCATAATACTAGTTTTTTTTGCTTGTCATGTTTCTAATTATTCACTTTATATCTATTGTTAACTCAGGGATTTTGAAAAAAGTTTTATGGTTTTTTAGTTTGATGACTTTATGTGGTGCTAATAAAAGGATTAAGCAAGTAAGTATTATGGTTATGATATACATTTATCCCACACTTAGAATtgtacattgccctcaatgtactTTGAGATCAAAGAACTAGTACTCCCCTGATTGGCCTCCATATGCCATATGTGTGGTGGATACCCATGCTGCCTAGAAACCCTTCCTTTGAGTGAGGATTTTCCATAAAAGCCTTGTAAAACCCCGACCCTATATAAAACAAATCccggcggaatcgtcggggagccacgttacaaattgctcacgaCATATGATACTAAAAGTTTCATTATATTAATAATATTGTTTTACAACACAAAGAATACAAGTAATTGTTTTCATATTTAAAAGCAATCTAAGGCCCGAGTGCGTTCCTATGTGTAGCATACTTGAAATGTcgatacctgaaacatatgtgaaaataacgTCAACAATGAATGTtggtgagtaacataggttttgtggtcAAGTTCATGGCTTTGGGTTTGTATTGCAATACCTTGTCCGACTACGAGAGTCGATTAGTGAAAAttttgtaacaaattttgtattacATGTGTTTGGTATTGCAACATATTTTACCAACTATAAAAGTTGGTATTTTTAAAAGAAAACCTTGTAGCCATGAGATCGACAAAAATGTTTCTTTGTGATAACAGGTAAGTAACCAAAATGTTTTCTTGTAAATTGTATGGTTTATATATTTACTTGAAAACCCATTGTCATGTTTTGTATAAACCAATCATCATGTTTAAAACCAATCGTCATGTATGTGTAAACCAATCGTCATATCTGTGTAAACCAGTCGTCATATATAGTTGGTCAGTCAAACCACCAAAGGGATTGTTCATAGTTTCACGGTTTCTATCATTCCCTAGTGGGTACTTCCTCAAACAATATCGGAAGCGGGAATGAGTTGTTAAACCTATAGCGCTCATTCCCCAGTGGGTTCTTCCTAAAATAATATCGGAAGCGGGAGTGGGTTGTTACACCTATAACGCTATAATATACTACCGGTCGGCTTATCTAAGTTAATAAATGTTCTCGTATCGTAAATATTGCAACAAGTTTCACACATAATTGAAAAGTATGTTGTATTATGtatattgttatatatatataaaccatatATAATAGTATATCGTAAACTTGGAAAAGTGATAGTAGGCTGATGTgcataaaatacaacatataaattatatcgaATACAgcgtaaaatcaaccctttttcggtactaatgttggaaaaagcttgtttctttgttcctttttaatttacagggtcaaaagagcttaaaaACGCAAAAGGAGCGAAATAACAgcaaaaaaccaacataaatacaaagaaggaAGATTGACGCAACTCGCCAAACCCCAATCCACATCCAAACCAACAAAACAGCAAGATCAGAAGACCTGACACgaggccgtgttcaccagacacgggtcgtgcccaagaCTGGAATCTCTgcagaagaaaagacaacatCAAAGGACAAAACAGACAACCAACATGGGGCCGTGCTAAGGCATCACGAGgcatggtcaactctaagatttgcagaatctgAGATAGTACAACAAGTATATTGGCCACGAgccgtgccgttgacacacggggccgtgttagcACAAGACCTGACACTATagttaatgaggaagagagagagagatggtgatgtgtgtaaaatgcaacatataaattacatcaaacaaggcataaaactaaccctttttaagtactaatgttggaaaaagtgtgtctttgtcttccttttgtattttcaggattaaatgagctctaattaacaaaagaagcaaaaaggcagctaaatctaacataaatacaagaaaaggaacaaaagtggattgcccgacccctcaacagcttcctcccaagcaaaatagagaagacagaagactgaacacgtcCCGTGCtaagcgagcacggggccgtgcccaagaagcagcagaaaagacaaacctgtagaagcttttattgctcaccacgggggcgtgcccagtgaacacgggggcgtacccaaagtactgcaggcgcattaattgtaattgcgagttacaattaatgaggagagatagtgttaGACgtgcacggggccgtgcccagcgaacacggg from Helianthus annuus cultivar XRQ/B chromosome 7, HanXRQr2.0-SUNRISE, whole genome shotgun sequence includes the following:
- the LOC110867762 gene encoding uncharacterized protein LOC110867762 — encoded protein: MKFQKGSKVEVMNKTELPTSWCVAEVVSGNRNTYNLRYDCCYARVEKVSGELIRPCPPRSNDEHNWVVGDIVEVLDDSSWKTATLVCQVSDGAHFSSRPHGFSYEIVVHKSNIRARQLWQHGQWLPIISGSFGDAKMVEPKFGLQIPMPDEKLYDERDSNLLIYNDAGLHKSSRTQLKRASPFCSKYYYASNKKMNNYYADSDKCSVGSCSSRALNVESDAAESSRNEEEKGVHGLELHAYRFTLEALYASGPLSWDKEALLTNLRINLHISNDEHLEGLRNLISTRTTN